In Aspergillus fumigatus Af293 chromosome 2, whole genome shotgun sequence, a genomic segment contains:
- a CDS encoding putative C2H2 finger domain protein, which yields MASFKELSLSRPLPQSTPRHHAHSISLGAVNHNHRVTRRKSVTTTAAANAAAAVAASMKDTNGEPIGVPMPSHRRSSTRRGLESTSVGAPSGFGHYLSRSMNSPSQEPAVARKPSPNHSNIGASSVAAAGGEESSSDNKPVNTKSRNRRASEGSHLVKGEGKRALAELRCDRCGKGYKHGSCLSKHMWEHDPAWAITSKLLISKHQQVQLLEAASVLVNMNQHAPSESAEAESDQSSASPDTSSELRDGISSAETTPPPMDEDDENEEDMEMSGMPVFPNKRYSVGNVSAQYSHSYQSVPSSSFNGDAPLHSPAFSHFRHSSIDTRPSTAEAKLHEDDEADLAAAIGLCNFGTPRTRPVPMSPGIPPVPPLPSRYLDLSNGTGSISQSLDPAATVNATSSLTESTPNIFLSVSYNPSLSYKISDEREVKMGDADRVQRQNRNADVDFSNRPAHADDDDDGVFGRMEE from the exons GAATTATCCCTGTCCCGCCCACTACCTCAATCCACTCCTCGTCACCATGCCCACTCCATATCCCTTGGGGCGGTCAATCATAACCACCGTGTTACTCGTCGGAAGAGTGTCACCAccactgctgctgcaaaTGCCGCTGCCGCGGTCGCCGCATCCATGAAGGACACCAATGGGGAACCGATAGGTGTGCCGATGCCTTCTCACCGTCGAAGCAGCACCAGGAGGGGCCTGGAATCCACTTCGGTCGGAGCTCCCTCCGGCTTCGGCCACTATCTTTCTCGGAGCATGAACAGCCCCAGCCAAGAACCCGCGGTCGCTCGCAAACCCTCGCCCAATCATTCCAACATCGGCGCTTCTTCCGTCGCCGCAGCTGGCGGCGAGGAGAGTAGTTCGGATAACAAACCCGTCAACACCAAGAGTCGAAACCGTCGCGCCAGCGAAGGATCGCACTTGGTCAAAGGCGAAGGAAAGCGCGCCTTGGCGGAACTACGCTGCGATCGCTGCGGGAAAGGGTATAAGCATGGCAGCTGCTTGTCCAAGCATAT GTGGGAACATGACCCGGCATGGGCCATTACGTCGAAGCTCCTGATCTCCAAGCACCAGCAAGTTCAACTGCTGGAGGCCGCAAGCGTCCTGGTTAACATGAACCAGCACGCACCTTCAGAAAGCGCCGAAGCCGAGTCCGACCAGTCATCTGCGTCACCCGACACGTCATCGGAGCTTCGCGACGGCATCAGCTCGGCGGAAACTACCCCTCCTCCTatggatgaggacgacgagaacGAAGAGGACATGGAGATGTCGGGCATGCCCGTGTTCCCAAACAAACGATACAGCGTGGGCAATGTATCGGCTCAGTATTCTCACTCCTACCAATCTGTTCCCTCGAGCTCCTTCAATGGTGATGCACCCCTGCATTCACCTGCCTTTTCGCACTTTCGGCACTCTAGCATCGACACCCGACCTTCCACCGCCGAAGCCAAGTTGcatgaggacgatgaagcGGATTTGGCCGCTGCCATTGGCCTCTGCAATTTCGGAACGCCGCGCACTAGACCGGTGCCGATGTCCCCTGGCATTCCCCCGGTACCCCCGCTCCCGTCTCGCTACCTCGATCTTAGCAACGGTACTGGCAGCATTAGTCAAAGTCTGGACCCTGCCGCTACTGTCAATGCCACTTCGTCTCTCACCGAGTCCACCCCGAACATCTTCCTCTCTGTATCATATAACCCATCACTCTCCTACAAGATCTCCGACGAGCGGGAGGTGAAAATGGGTGATGCGGATCGCGTGCAAAGGCAGAACCGCAATGCCGATGTTGACTTCAGCAACCGTCCTGCTCATgcggatgacgatgacgatggcgtcTTTGGTCGCATGGAGGAGTAG